From Sphingobium sp. B2D3C:
TGAACCTCGGCGCGGCCTATTCGCTGGGCAAGGGACTGCGCCGTAGTCATGCAGAAGCCGCGCGCCTGTTCGGGCAGGGTTGCGACGCGGGTGATGACAAATCATGCTATAATCTCGGCGTCCTCTACCGGGACGGCCTCGGCGTGCCGCGTGACTACGCGCGAGCCGCAGCATTGTTCGAGAATACGTGTCAGGCTGACGACGCGAGCGCCTGCGGCAATCTCGCGATGATGATCCATCGGGGCCAGGGAGTCCGTAAAGACCGGAGCGGCGCGCTCGACATGTTCGACAAAGCGTGCGGGCTTGGGGAGGCGGAAAGCTGCTTCATGCTTGGGAAGGCCGAGTTGGACGGGAAGCAAGGTCGGGATGGCAATCATGCGCGAGCGATTGCCTTGCTGGAACGATCCCTGAAGCTGGACCCGAAGGCTTCCTTCGCTGGCAAGGCGAGGAAGGCGCTCGCCGATGCACGCGCTGCGGCGAGCGCTTCAAGCGCGGTCGAAGATGGCGGAGTGGAACAGCGCTGAGGTTCGCGCCCCGGATTTATCGCGGGTTAGCCGATTCTTTCAGTGGCCACCGTTCTTGACAATCGATGAGCACCGCTCTCACGACCCTCACCGATAAAATTCACTCTCGATTTTTGACAGTGTTTTGAACCCGTCACCGATGTGGCTGCGCATGGCCGTTTCGGCCGCATCGGCCTCTCCGGCCAAAATGAGGCGCAGCATGTTCTGGTGGTCCGCGTTCGCGGTACGCAGGCGCTCCTCGTCGTAGAAACTCTCGAACAACATTCGGTGAATGGGAACATTCAGGCGTTTGAGCAACTCGGCAATGACCGTGTTGCCGGAGCCCTCCACAATGAGTCGATGCCACTCGATATTCAGCCGCCCAAACTTATCCGGCGCCCGATCGTTCACGCATTTGTCGAGTTGCTCCTGGACGATGCACAACTGGTGCTTCTGTTCCTCCGAGGCGTTTCGTGTGAAGTCGGCGGCGCAGATACCTTCTAAGGCAAGACGCGCCCGATAAATTTGCGCAGCTTCCTCAAGGCTGGTGCTTCGGACGGATGCACCGCGGAATTCCTCGATCAGCACCAGGCCTTCGCCTTCCAGCCGCTGCAACGCTTCGCGCACCTTCGACCGACTAGCGCCGGTTTGCCGGATGATGTCCACTTCGACCAACCGCTGGCCGGGCACAAAACGGCCTGTGCGGATGCGGTCACGCACCCAGTCGGCGACCTCGACTGCCGAGGGTGCCCGCTTGTCAAACTGCTCGTTCATGTGAGGAACGTCTAATCTCCCGACAATATTGTCAACAATATTGTCATTTGTTTTTTGATTGCATCCGGCCGGTTGATCGCTGATGAAATTGTCAACAATAGGAGAGCGGGGATGCGGGCGGTTGGATGGATCGGCGTGCTGGCTGCTGTTACGGCAGCCGTGCCGGGTCCGGCTAAAGACTATGCAGACGTGCAGCGTACCTCGCTCTACGTGCCTGTGCGGGACGACACGAAGCTGGCCGTCAACATCTATCGACCGGCCAGTGACGGCAAGGTGGAAGAAAAGCGCCTTCCGGTCATCTTCGTGTTCACGCCCTATCGCGCTCGTTTCAAGGATAAAGACGGCGCGATCAGGGAAGTCGCGCTGGAGGACGGCCTGGCGCTGCGCTCGCTGATTTCGGCCGGTTACGTGGTCGCGGTCGCCGATATTCGCGGCAAGGGCGCGTCCTTTGGCGCGCGCCGGGGTTTTCAGGACCGCACCGAGGCGAAAGACGGCCATGATCTGGTCGAGTGGCTGGCAAGTCAGTCCTTTTCCACCGGCAAAGTCGGCATGATCGGATGCTCCTATCTGGGGGGCACAACATTTCACACCGCGACCACTGCGCCCCCGGCGCTCAAGGCGGTTTTCATCGGCGCGTCGGACCTCGATAAATATGCTTTCGTGCGGCGCGGGGGTATCGCCGCACAGTTCAACACCCGGCCGGACGAGCCGTTGAGCGATGATCTCGCGAGCGTCCCGGTCGATGGCGACGCGGACGGGCAGCAGCTTAAATCAGCCGTTGCCCAGCATGCCCAGAACACGCCGATGGCCGCCCTCTGGTATGGAATGCCCTATCGCGACAGCGTTTCCGCCTTCACTGGAAATCGCTTCTGGGAGGAAGTGGGCGTCTATAATTATCTCGACGCGATCCAGCGGGCGGGCATCGCCACTTATTTCTGGAGCAACTGGCATGACGAGCCAACGGCCCAGTCCATCTTAAGCGCGGCGAACCTCAAGGGATCGAAGTTTCTCGCGGGGCCTGGCAGCCACTGCGTGCCGCCGCCTGGATTCGACTTCACCGGCGAAGTCGTGCGCTATTTCGATCATTATCTCAAAGGCGCGGACAACGGCATCGAGAAGGAGCCGCGTGCGACTTATTGGGTCGAGGGACTGGACGGGAAAGGTGGCTATGCCCGCTCCGACGCGTTGCCGGGTGCCAAGGTCACGCCAATGCAGTGGTTCCTGAACGGCGGTCGCAGTGGCACCGCGCGATCAGTGAATGACGGAACGCTCGGTGCAAAGCCGGATCGCGCGGGCGCGGACAAGTTCACGGTGCGCTACGACTTGCCGGGCGCAGACTATTTTGCCTTCTGGGCCAAGCCCATGGACGACAAGGGGCTGAGCTATACCAGCGCCCAGCTGGACAAGCCGCTCAAGCTGATCGGCTATCCGGTCGTGAACCTGCGCGTCTCGGCGGACAAGCCCGATGCCGATGTTTTCGTCTATCTGGATCAAGTGGCGGCCGACGGACAGGCGGAGGTCGTGGCCTTCGGCCGGCTGGCACTAGCGCATCGCAAGAATGGCAAGGCACCCTATGACGTCATGGGTCTGCCCTGGCACTCAGGGCGCAAGGCGGATGTAGCACCTCTCCCGATCGGCCAGCAGGCCAATCTGGCGATTGATCTGACGCCGGTGTCGCGGATCGTGCCGGCTGGCGCGCGTTTGCGCGTCACCATCGCCGGTGCGGACCCCCGCCAGCGCAATCTCAAGGAAATACAACAGACTCCCGCCCCGGTTTTCACGGTCGAGCGGGGCAGCGCGGGCGGCTCCTGGGTCAAATTGCCGGTCGCGAACTGAGACGTCGATTAAACATAAAAGCCGCAGGGGCGGCGAGGGAGGTTGGGATGAGCAAGGATTATAAAGGCGGGATCACTCTAGGAACGGCACTGAAGCTGGGCAGCAGCCTGATGGCACTGGCTCTGCCCGCGATGGCGGTGGCGCAGAACGAAGAGGCGGCAGCGCCGGACATCGTCATCACCGGCAGCCGCGTGCGCGGGGAAGCGCCGGTCGGGTCGACGGTCACAACACTTGGCCGGGCCGAGATGGAGGCTTCGAGCGCGGTCACCGTCGATCGCATGATTAAGGAAATCCCGCAGGTCTTCGACCTCGGCGTCTCGGAAAATTCGCGTGGCCAGTCGGGCGGAAGCGGCAACATCACCTATGGCAACTCGGTGAACCTGCGCGGCATCGGGCCTTATGCGACGCTGGTGATGATCGACGGGCACCGCGTGACCAACAACAGCCGTTCGATTGATCCGTCGGTCCTGCCGTCGCTGGGTGTCGAGCGGGTCGAGGTGGTCGCCGACGGCGCATCCGCCATCTACGGTTCGGATGCGGTCGCG
This genomic window contains:
- a CDS encoding GntR family transcriptional regulator, which encodes MNEQFDKRAPSAVEVADWVRDRIRTGRFVPGQRLVEVDIIRQTGASRSKVREALQRLEGEGLVLIEEFRGASVRSTSLEEAAQIYRARLALEGICAADFTRNASEEQKHQLCIVQEQLDKCVNDRAPDKFGRLNIEWHRLIVEGSGNTVIAELLKRLNVPIHRMLFESFYDEERLRTANADHQNMLRLILAGEADAAETAMRSHIGDGFKTLSKIESEFYR
- a CDS encoding CocE/NonD family hydrolase; this translates as MRAVGWIGVLAAVTAAVPGPAKDYADVQRTSLYVPVRDDTKLAVNIYRPASDGKVEEKRLPVIFVFTPYRARFKDKDGAIREVALEDGLALRSLISAGYVVAVADIRGKGASFGARRGFQDRTEAKDGHDLVEWLASQSFSTGKVGMIGCSYLGGTTFHTATTAPPALKAVFIGASDLDKYAFVRRGGIAAQFNTRPDEPLSDDLASVPVDGDADGQQLKSAVAQHAQNTPMAALWYGMPYRDSVSAFTGNRFWEEVGVYNYLDAIQRAGIATYFWSNWHDEPTAQSILSAANLKGSKFLAGPGSHCVPPPGFDFTGEVVRYFDHYLKGADNGIEKEPRATYWVEGLDGKGGYARSDALPGAKVTPMQWFLNGGRSGTARSVNDGTLGAKPDRAGADKFTVRYDLPGADYFAFWAKPMDDKGLSYTSAQLDKPLKLIGYPVVNLRVSADKPDADVFVYLDQVAADGQAEVVAFGRLALAHRKNGKAPYDVMGLPWHSGRKADVAPLPIGQQANLAIDLTPVSRIVPAGARLRVTIAGADPRQRNLKEIQQTPAPVFTVERGSAGGSWVKLPVAN
- a CDS encoding tetratricopeptide repeat protein codes for the protein MTSALRPIVVLALAIFFVVLPAQAQEAATATQTPPQMEPSQEDAPTSVPDLVTRCDEEHADSCADLGERYREGRGVARDLVRATYFAGKACNLGDMASCTMAGFAYGQGQGVALSMDRAAAYYAYACRSGDATGCSNLGLAYIRGDGVVKDDVRAAALFREACDKGSSDGCMNLGAAYSLGKGLRRSHAEAARLFGQGCDAGDDKSCYNLGVLYRDGLGVPRDYARAAALFENTCQADDASACGNLAMMIHRGQGVRKDRSGALDMFDKACGLGEAESCFMLGKAELDGKQGRDGNHARAIALLERSLKLDPKASFAGKARKALADARAAASASSAVEDGGVEQR